A window from Schistocerca gregaria isolate iqSchGreg1 chromosome 8, iqSchGreg1.2, whole genome shotgun sequence encodes these proteins:
- the LOC126284366 gene encoding myotrophin: MSELVWGIKNGDLDQVKDIIEKKQIDVNKEIDGRPPIHYAADYGQGEVISYLVTKGADVNAKDKHGISALLAAIWEGHTDCVRLLLEKGASKEGTAPDGTTYLASAEKDEIKQLLQK; the protein is encoded by the exons ATGAGTGAGCTAGTGTGGGGAATCAAAAATGGAGATTTAGATCAAGTAAAAGATAttattgagaaaaag CAAATAGATGTTAATAAGGAAATTGACGGACGGCCGCCTATTCACTATGCAGCCGATTATGGACAGGGAGAAGTCATTAGTTACCTAGTTACGAAAGGAGCCGATGTTAAT GCAAAAGACAAACATGGAATTAGCGCTCTTCTTGCAGCAATTTGGGAGGGACATACAGACTGCGTCAGATTACTTTTGGAAAAG GGAGCGTCAAAAGAGGGGACAGCGCCAGATGGAACAACTTACCTAGCATCGGCAGAAAAAGATGAAATAAAGCAGCTGCTCCAAAAGTGA